From the Glandiceps talaboti chromosome 10, keGlaTala1.1, whole genome shotgun sequence genome, one window contains:
- the LOC144440663 gene encoding C-type lectin mosGCTL-1-like, whose translation MDVKLVVFLCALSFTCVYSEDSEFDGSDGNQPYYFKARQYCRQNYDGLVRLESAQEQNAVAGYIQANGLDSNDCIPGKGFWIGLDDKRSEGDFVWLDNTIRQGLCTSGYENWAKREPNNNTKKSALGQDCVQLWFRGKRNGQWDDEYCNYRPKGAVCEQRVPHCNYADYDIDASTIPDCLMTSYME comes from the exons ATGGACGTGAAGTTAGTTGTGTTTCTGTGTGCCTTGTCGTTCACGTGTGTTTATAGTGAAGACTCCGAATtcgatggg AGCGACGGTAACCAACCTTACTACTTTAAGGCAAGGCAATATTGTAGACAAAATTACGACGGCTTGGTAAGATTGGAGAGTGCCCAGGAACAAAATGCAGTCGCTGGGTACATCCAGGCTAATGGTTTAGACAGCAATGATTGTATTCCCGGAAAGGGCTTCTGGATAGGTTTGGACGATAAAAGGTCAGAAGGTGACTTTGTTTGGTTAGACAATACCATACGCCAAGGTTTGTGTACCAGTGGCTACGAAAATTGGGCAAAGCGAGAACCAAATAATAACACCAAGAAAAGTGCACTAGGCCAAGACTGTGTCCAATTGTG GTTCCGAGGTAAGAGAAATGGACAATGGGATGATGAATACTGTAACTACCGTCCAAAAGGCGCCGTGTGTGAACAGCGCG TTCCACACTGCAATTATGCTGATTATGATATTGATGCATCAACCATTCCCGActgtttgatgacatcatatatggAATAA